A window from gamma proteobacterium SS-5 encodes these proteins:
- the panB gene encoding 3-methyl-2-oxobutanoate hydroxymethyltransferase: protein MSQINIQTLLGMKQDGEKIAMLTCYDAGFTPLLEQAGVDVLLVGDSLGMVIQGHGTTLPVTVEQIVYHCACVSRARQRSFVIADLPFLSYYDEASALRSAAQLMQQGGAQMVKLEGGEGQLARVANLAAHGVPVCGHLGLQPQLVHQLGGYRTQGKDVDSAERMQREARLLESAGAQMLVLECVPAALAARISQALSIPVIGIGAGPDCDGQVLVLYDVLGITSAPPPFAKDFMQATGTIPAALKAYVKAVRQGQFPATAKART from the coding sequence ATGAGCCAGATCAATATCCAGACCCTGCTGGGGATGAAACAAGATGGCGAGAAGATCGCCATGCTCACCTGTTATGACGCCGGCTTCACCCCCCTGCTGGAGCAGGCCGGGGTGGATGTCTTGCTGGTGGGCGACTCCCTGGGCATGGTGATCCAGGGCCATGGCACCACCCTGCCAGTGACCGTGGAGCAGATCGTCTATCACTGCGCCTGCGTCAGCCGTGCCCGCCAGCGCAGCTTCGTCATCGCCGACCTGCCCTTTCTCAGCTATTACGACGAGGCCAGTGCCCTGCGCAGCGCCGCCCAGCTGATGCAGCAGGGCGGGGCGCAGATGGTCAAGCTGGAGGGCGGCGAGGGCCAGCTGGCGCGGGTGGCCAATCTGGCCGCCCATGGCGTACCGGTGTGCGGCCATCTCGGCCTGCAACCCCAGCTGGTACACCAACTGGGCGGTTACCGCACCCAGGGCAAGGACGTCGACAGCGCCGAGCGCATGCAGCGCGAGGCGCGCCTGCTGGAGAGCGCCGGGGCGCAGATGCTGGTGCTCGAATGCGTACCCGCCGCGCTGGCGGCACGCATCAGCCAGGCCCTGAGCATCCCGGTGATCGGCATAGGCGCAGGCCCGGACTGCGACGGCCAGGTGCTGGTGCTCTACGACGTGCTCGGCATCACCAGCGCCCCACCCCCCTTCGCCAAGGACTTCATGCAGGCTACGGGCACCATCCCGGCGGCCCTCAAGGCCTATGTCAAGGCCGTGCGTCAGGGGCAGTTTCCTGCCACGGCCAAGGCCCGGACATGA
- a CDS encoding permease yields the protein MFDALAQLLVFDLLGLEPASQVGAALHFFVMDLVKIFVMLVLIIYLMGLLRALLSAEKVRDYVRGKPKWLARSAAVGLGAVTPFCSCSSVPLFIGFVEAGIPLGVTFSFLIASPMINEVAVVLLIGILGWKLTLMYVAAGLTVAYVGGVVMEKFRPERWVEGYVWKIQMGQMQLAEPDTSLRGRHRYAWGEVREILRRLWKWVVAGIAVGALFHGYVPQDWVSQHLGGASNWLAVPAAVLLGVPLYSNAAGVIPVAEAMLGKGVAIGTTLAFMMSIAALSLPEMIILRKVIQWPALALFAGVLATAFTLVGWGFNLFA from the coding sequence ATGTTTGACGCCCTTGCCCAGCTGCTGGTGTTCGATCTGCTGGGCCTGGAGCCTGCCTCCCAGGTCGGCGCGGCGCTGCATTTCTTTGTCATGGACCTGGTTAAGATCTTCGTCATGCTGGTGCTGATCATCTACCTCATGGGCCTGCTGCGCGCCCTGCTGTCAGCGGAGAAGGTGCGCGACTACGTGCGCGGCAAGCCCAAGTGGCTGGCGCGCAGCGCCGCCGTCGGCCTGGGCGCGGTGACGCCTTTCTGCTCCTGCTCCTCGGTTCCACTGTTTATCGGTTTTGTCGAGGCCGGTATCCCGCTGGGCGTCACCTTCTCCTTTCTCATCGCCTCGCCCATGATCAATGAAGTGGCCGTGGTGCTGTTGATCGGCATCCTCGGCTGGAAGCTGACCCTGATGTATGTCGCCGCTGGGCTGACGGTTGCCTATGTGGGCGGGGTGGTCATGGAAAAATTCAGGCCAGAACGCTGGGTAGAGGGCTATGTGTGGAAGATCCAGATGGGCCAGATGCAACTAGCAGAACCCGACACCTCCCTGCGTGGCCGCCACCGTTATGCCTGGGGCGAGGTCAGGGAGATCCTGCGCCGCCTATGGAAATGGGTGGTCGCCGGCATCGCCGTCGGTGCCCTGTTTCACGGCTATGTGCCGCAAGACTGGGTCAGTCAACACCTGGGTGGTGCCAGCAACTGGCTGGCGGTGCCCGCTGCCGTGCTGCTCGGCGTACCCCTGTATTCCAACGCCGCCGGCGTCATCCCGGTGGCCGAGGCCATGCTCGGCAAGGGGGTAGCCATAGGCACCACCCTGGCCTTCATGATGAGCATTGCCGCCCTGTCCCTGCCGGAGATGATCATCCTGCGCAAGGTAATCCAATGGCCCGCCCTGGCTCTCTTTGCCGGCGTACTGGCCACAGCCTTCACCCTGGTAGGCTGGGGCTTCAACCTGTTTGCCTGA
- a CDS encoding thioredoxin family protein — MKQIKVLGSGCANCEATLKLIEEQAKAQGIEVQLEKVEDVAAIAAYGVMTTPGVVVDERVVHAGGLPSRDAVNLWLGGGLVGRCAGNANAESCCGG; from the coding sequence ATGAAACAGATCAAGGTGCTGGGTTCCGGCTGCGCCAATTGCGAAGCCACGTTGAAGCTGATTGAAGAGCAGGCCAAGGCCCAGGGCATCGAGGTACAGCTGGAAAAGGTAGAGGATGTTGCCGCCATTGCCGCCTATGGCGTGATGACCACTCCCGGCGTGGTGGTGGATGAGCGGGTGGTGCATGCCGGCGGGCTGCCCTCGCGGGATGCGGTCAATCTCTGGCTTGGCGGCGGACTGGTCGGCCGCTGCGCGGGCAACGCCAATGCCGAGAGCTGCTGCGGCGGTTAG
- a CDS encoding sulfurtransferase, translating into MNKVIALLLICLTGPLWAADFLVDADWLSERIDDDKLVILEVRYHPHRYYTVGHMPGAIQVQRFKDLGDNQVATLMRFPSRQAFEQTLRRWGVNDDSTLLLYDDSSTALAARLYYLLELYGFNMAQVKILNGGTLDWAAFEELTQEPTPTPTPGTVTLKQANPELFVEWPQVYDDVVSRRDPAVVLLDARPKDMYTGKVIRHSIMAGHIPGAINVVSLDGTSSQKWKSDAELAAMYQAIPKDKRIYAYCHDGFRMGLAYVQLKHLGYTDVRLYNGGWSHWGNQLTLPVVEGEQPYSGDFDL; encoded by the coding sequence ATGAATAAAGTCATTGCGCTGCTCCTGATATGCCTGACCGGCCCCCTCTGGGCGGCGGATTTCCTCGTCGATGCCGACTGGCTGAGTGAGCGTATCGACGATGACAAGCTGGTGATCCTGGAGGTGCGCTATCACCCGCACCGTTATTACACCGTCGGCCATATGCCCGGCGCCATCCAGGTGCAGCGGTTCAAGGACCTGGGCGACAACCAGGTCGCGACCCTGATGCGTTTTCCCTCGCGCCAGGCCTTTGAGCAGACCCTGCGCCGCTGGGGTGTGAACGACGACTCCACCCTGCTGCTCTATGACGACTCCAGCACCGCCCTGGCTGCGCGCCTCTATTACCTGCTGGAGCTCTACGGCTTCAACATGGCGCAGGTGAAGATTCTCAACGGCGGCACCCTCGACTGGGCGGCCTTTGAAGAACTGACTCAGGAGCCAACGCCGACGCCAACACCGGGCACAGTGACCCTCAAACAGGCCAACCCCGAGCTGTTCGTTGAATGGCCGCAGGTCTATGACGACGTGGTCTCCCGCCGCGACCCCGCTGTGGTCCTGCTGGATGCCCGACCCAAGGATATGTATACCGGCAAGGTCATTCGCCACTCCATCATGGCCGGCCACATCCCCGGCGCCATCAACGTGGTCAGCCTGGACGGTACCAGCAGCCAGAAATGGAAGTCGGACGCGGAGCTTGCGGCCATGTATCAGGCCATCCCCAAGGACAAGCGCATCTACGCCTACTGCCACGACGGCTTTCGCATGGGCCTGGCCTATGTGCAGCTGAAACATTTGGGTTACACAGATGTGCGACTCTATAACGGCGGCTGGTCGCACTGGGGCAACCAGCTGACCCTGCCGGTAGTGGAGGGCGAACAGCCCTACAGCGGCGATTTTGATTTGTAA
- a CDS encoding deoxynucleoside kinase yields MSTEKLQRLGFVVVEGAIGVGKTSFAQRLADHLGSDTLFEAPEENPFLERFYQEKCNLALPTQLYFLFQRSRQIQALMEGDLFRSRLVADFMLDKDPLFARVNLDGDELELYQQVFTNMRLESPRPDLVIYLQAPVECLLERIKRRNRPSEGNMDADYLQRLSDAYSEFFYHYDRSPLLIVNTEGLNLAEGEEDFNLLMQRIIECEYGRHYFNPMPLLTA; encoded by the coding sequence ATGAGCACCGAGAAGCTGCAACGGCTCGGCTTCGTGGTGGTGGAGGGGGCCATTGGCGTGGGCAAGACCAGCTTCGCCCAGCGTCTGGCCGACCACCTGGGCAGCGATACCCTGTTCGAGGCACCGGAGGAAAACCCCTTTCTGGAACGTTTCTATCAGGAAAAATGCAATCTGGCCCTGCCCACCCAGCTCTATTTCCTGTTCCAGCGCAGCCGCCAGATCCAGGCCCTGATGGAGGGCGACCTGTTCCGCTCGCGCCTGGTGGCGGACTTCATGCTGGACAAGGACCCCCTGTTCGCCCGGGTCAACCTGGACGGCGATGAGCTGGAGCTGTACCAACAGGTATTCACCAACATGCGGCTGGAATCCCCCCGGCCGGACCTGGTCATCTACCTGCAAGCCCCGGTGGAATGCCTGCTGGAGCGCATCAAACGGCGCAATCGCCCCAGTGAAGGCAACATGGATGCCGATTACCTGCAACGCCTGAGTGATGCCTACAGTGAGTTTTTCTACCACTATGACCGCTCACCCCTGCTCATAGTCAACACCGAGGGGCTGAACCTGGCCGAGGGCGAAGAGGATTTCAACCTGCTCATGCAGCGCATCATTGAATGCGAATACGGCCGCCATTACTTCAACCCCATGCCCCTGTTGACCGCCTGA
- a CDS encoding nucleotidyltransferase family protein: protein MKAMILAAGRGERMRPLTDHCPKPLLPVAGKPLIQYHIERLAEAGFDQLVINHAHLGEQIERHLGDGGRWGLSIRYSPEAPALETGGGIFRALPLLGSGPFLVINGDVWTDLDLARLHRLQPQGLAHLILVPNPPHHPTGDFYLQQGQVRDTDTETAGAERLTFSGIGLYRAQLFAGCADGPFPLAPLLRRAMARGQVSGERHAGCWMDIGTPQRLNELEAQLKSGDGARPRTARVD from the coding sequence ATGAAGGCAATGATCCTGGCCGCCGGGCGCGGCGAGCGTATGCGGCCCCTCACCGACCACTGTCCCAAGCCACTGCTGCCGGTGGCCGGCAAACCCCTGATCCAGTATCACATCGAGCGTCTGGCCGAGGCGGGCTTCGACCAGCTGGTGATCAACCACGCCCACCTGGGCGAGCAGATCGAACGCCACCTGGGCGATGGCGGCCGCTGGGGGCTGAGCATCCGCTATTCCCCCGAGGCCCCCGCCCTGGAGACCGGCGGCGGCATCTTCCGCGCCCTGCCCCTGCTCGGTAGCGGGCCCTTTCTGGTGATCAACGGCGATGTCTGGACCGACCTGGACCTGGCCCGACTGCATCGGCTCCAACCCCAGGGCCTGGCCCACCTGATCCTGGTACCCAACCCGCCCCATCATCCGACCGGGGACTTCTACCTGCAACAAGGCCAGGTGCGGGATACGGACACAGAAACGGCCGGGGCCGAACGGCTCACCTTCAGCGGCATAGGCCTGTATCGGGCACAGCTGTTCGCTGGCTGCGCGGATGGCCCCTTCCCCCTGGCCCCCCTGCTGCGCCGGGCCATGGCCAGGGGCCAGGTCAGCGGTGAGCGCCATGCAGGCTGCTGGATGGACATAGGCACCCCGCAGCGCCTGAACGAGCTGGAGGCCCAGCTCAAAAGCGGCGATGGGGCAAGGCCCAGGACAGCCCGAGTTGATTAA
- a CDS encoding trypsin-like serine protease has translation MVTTTSTTDPRYRANSGEGYDGVARLSINGHSGSGALLYDGRALLTAAHLFDGVSGRVQVRFDTPSGSSTQEAGRVLIHPDYNSDQGNNDLALVWLEQAPADADRYNLYRDADELGQAFSLVGYGATGSGSSGASSQTGSIVRYRAENRFEAEGDELKTQMGAGMSWSPTPGSQLLADFDDGSAAHDALGRLMGLNDLGLGLAEGLIAQGDSGGPALLGGQILGIATYTASLSRAGVNPDIDQYSNSSFGELAAWQRASHYQQWIDQSLRSQYNEAPTSPAEVIKALAEGDVGTQLVFFLLQFSGVRSQPEAIVSVDYASRDGSAQAGSDYIAVSGRLNLYPGENQAVIPVEVIGDTLAEPDETFYLDVFNPVGGSFGPGVVKLTAMRTLLDDDGWLA, from the coding sequence ATGGTCACCACCACCAGCACCACGGACCCCCGCTATCGCGCCAACAGCGGCGAGGGCTACGACGGCGTGGCACGGCTGAGCATCAACGGCCACAGCGGCAGTGGGGCCCTGCTCTACGATGGCCGCGCCCTGCTCACCGCCGCGCACCTGTTCGATGGCGTCAGCGGCCGTGTCCAGGTGCGCTTTGATACCCCCTCGGGCAGCAGCACCCAGGAGGCCGGGCGGGTGCTGATTCACCCCGACTACAACAGTGATCAGGGCAACAACGACCTGGCCCTGGTCTGGCTGGAGCAGGCACCGGCGGATGCCGATCGCTACAACCTCTATCGGGATGCCGATGAACTGGGGCAAGCCTTCAGCCTGGTGGGCTACGGTGCCACCGGCAGTGGCAGTAGCGGTGCCAGCAGCCAGACTGGCAGCATAGTGCGTTACCGGGCAGAGAATCGCTTTGAGGCCGAGGGCGATGAATTAAAGACGCAGATGGGCGCGGGCATGTCCTGGAGCCCCACCCCAGGCAGCCAGCTGCTGGCGGATTTCGACGACGGCAGCGCCGCCCATGATGCCCTGGGACGGCTTATGGGCCTGAACGACCTGGGACTGGGGCTGGCGGAGGGGCTGATCGCCCAGGGTGACAGCGGCGGCCCGGCGCTGCTTGGCGGCCAGATCCTCGGCATTGCCACCTACACCGCCAGCCTGAGCCGTGCGGGCGTGAATCCGGATATCGATCAATACAGCAACAGCAGCTTCGGCGAGTTGGCCGCCTGGCAGCGGGCCAGTCACTACCAGCAATGGATCGACCAGAGCCTGCGCAGCCAGTACAATGAGGCCCCAACCAGCCCGGCCGAGGTGATCAAGGCCCTGGCCGAGGGCGATGTCGGCACCCAGCTGGTCTTTTTTCTGCTCCAGTTCAGCGGGGTGCGCAGCCAGCCCGAGGCCATCGTCAGCGTGGATTATGCCAGCCGCGATGGCAGCGCCCAGGCCGGCAGCGACTACATCGCCGTCAGTGGCCGGTTGAATCTCTACCCCGGAGAGAACCAGGCGGTGATCCCGGTGGAGGTCATAGGTGATACCCTGGCCGAGCCGGATGAGACCTTCTATCTGGACGTATTCAACCCGGTCGGCGGCAGCTTCGGCCCCGGCGTGGTCAAACTCACCGCCATGCGCACCCTGCTCGATGACGACGGCTGGCTGGCCTGA
- the folK gene encoding 2-amino-4-hydroxy-6-hydroxymethyldihydropteridine diphosphokinase → MSKTCYIGLGSNLENPVEQLQTALQALAALPGVRLRQTSSFYRNPPMGPQDQPDYINAVVELELDMPAEALLEQLQRIENEHGRERNGERWGPRTLDLDILLYGEEFIDSTRLTVPHPGLAKRAFVLLPLYEIAPELVVPGLGSVAKLLEACDTYELEAIDLDPGNDH, encoded by the coding sequence ATGAGCAAGACCTGCTACATCGGCCTGGGCAGCAACCTGGAGAACCCGGTCGAACAGCTGCAAACCGCCCTGCAGGCGCTGGCCGCCCTGCCCGGCGTGCGCCTGCGTCAGACATCTTCCTTCTACCGCAACCCGCCCATGGGGCCGCAGGATCAGCCGGACTACATCAATGCCGTGGTCGAGCTGGAGCTGGACATGCCCGCCGAGGCCCTGCTGGAGCAGCTGCAGCGGATCGAAAACGAACACGGCCGCGAGCGCAATGGTGAACGCTGGGGGCCGCGCACCCTGGACCTGGACATACTGCTTTATGGCGAGGAGTTCATCGATAGCACGCGCCTGACCGTGCCCCACCCTGGCCTTGCCAAGCGCGCCTTTGTCCTGCTGCCGCTGTATGAAATCGCCCCGGAGCTGGTGGTGCCCGGCCTGGGCTCGGTGGCCAAGCTGCTGGAGGCCTGTGACACCTATGAGCTTGAGGCGATCGACCTTGACCCTGGCAATGATCACTAG
- the pcnB gene encoding polynucleotide adenylyltransferase PcnB, with protein MTANRQRTTAIQPTLIPRPEHNISRANISQGALRVLRQLKDAGFAAHLVGGGVRDLLLGREPKDFDVATDAHPDQVKQVFGRHCRLIGRRFRLAHVRMGREIIEVATFRGRADAKPGADPGNGMLQQDNVYGSIEEDALRRDFTINALYYNIADFSVLDFGQGMVDLRAGTLRLLGDPQQRFQEDPVRMLRAVRFAAKLGFNIDRQMERLIPRHADLLKEVPSARLYDECLKLFHGGQALETFEKLRHYHLFEVLFPDTERCLADEEEHFPITFVSHGLHNTDQRINQDKPVTPAFLFAVLLWEPVRRQARILREQEGEAEIPALQQAGGEMIARLVRRVAVPRRFSLMMREIWQLQPRFDQRQGKRPLRLASHPRFRAAYDFLLLRAQAGEVEQELADWWTQFQQNEGAGVTIDPELSEDTAPKKRRRRRPRKKPEQSQS; from the coding sequence ATGACCGCCAACCGCCAGAGGACGACAGCGATTCAACCCACCCTGATCCCCCGCCCCGAGCACAACATCTCCCGCGCCAACATCAGCCAGGGTGCCCTGCGCGTGCTGCGCCAGCTGAAGGATGCCGGCTTTGCCGCCCATCTGGTAGGCGGCGGCGTGCGCGACCTGCTGCTGGGGCGTGAGCCGAAGGACTTCGACGTGGCCACCGACGCCCATCCGGATCAGGTCAAACAGGTGTTCGGCCGCCATTGCCGCCTGATTGGCCGCCGCTTCCGCCTGGCCCATGTGCGCATGGGGCGCGAGATCATCGAGGTGGCCACCTTCCGCGGCCGGGCCGATGCCAAGCCAGGGGCGGACCCCGGCAACGGCATGTTGCAGCAGGACAATGTGTACGGCAGCATCGAGGAAGACGCCCTGCGGCGCGACTTCACCATCAATGCCCTGTACTACAACATTGCCGATTTCTCGGTGCTGGATTTCGGCCAGGGCATGGTCGATCTGCGTGCCGGCACCCTGCGCCTGCTCGGCGATCCGCAGCAGCGCTTCCAGGAAGACCCGGTGCGCATGTTGCGGGCGGTGCGCTTTGCCGCCAAGCTGGGCTTCAACATAGATCGCCAGATGGAGCGCCTGATCCCGCGCCACGCCGACCTGCTCAAGGAGGTACCCTCGGCCCGGCTGTATGACGAATGTCTGAAGCTGTTCCACGGCGGCCAGGCCCTGGAGACCTTCGAGAAGCTGCGCCACTATCACCTGTTCGAGGTGCTCTTTCCCGACACCGAGCGCTGCCTGGCAGATGAAGAAGAGCACTTCCCCATCACCTTCGTCAGCCACGGCCTGCACAATACCGACCAGCGCATCAATCAGGACAAGCCGGTGACCCCCGCCTTCCTGTTCGCCGTCCTGCTGTGGGAGCCGGTGCGGCGTCAGGCCAGAATCCTGCGTGAGCAGGAGGGCGAGGCCGAGATCCCCGCCCTGCAGCAGGCCGGTGGCGAGATGATTGCGCGTCTGGTCAGGCGGGTAGCGGTACCGCGCCGCTTCAGCCTGATGATGCGCGAGATCTGGCAGCTACAGCCGCGCTTTGATCAGCGTCAGGGCAAGCGACCGCTGCGCCTGGCCAGCCACCCGCGCTTTCGCGCCGCCTACGACTTCCTGCTGCTGCGCGCCCAGGCCGGCGAGGTGGAACAGGAGCTGGCCGACTGGTGGACCCAGTTCCAGCAAAACGAGGGTGCCGGGGTGACAATAGACCCCGAGTTGAGCGAGGATACGGCACCCAAAAAACGCCGTCGCCGACGACCACGGAAAAAACCGGAGCAAAGCCAATCATGA
- a CDS encoding metalloregulator ArsR/SmtB family transcription factor, which produces MIKHLTLFSALAQETRLTCLMLLLKHGELCVCELTQALALAQPHVSHHLAKLRKDGILLDRRQGLWVHYRINPQLPDWAMGVLREAARSFDLPPLLDRPPDAVMAGRQQPPQCT; this is translated from the coding sequence ATGATCAAGCATCTGACCCTGTTTTCCGCCCTGGCCCAGGAGACCCGCCTGACCTGCCTGATGCTGCTGCTCAAGCACGGCGAGCTGTGCGTCTGCGAGCTGACCCAGGCGCTGGCGCTGGCCCAGCCCCATGTCTCCCACCACCTGGCCAAGCTGCGCAAGGACGGCATCTTGCTCGACCGGCGCCAGGGGCTGTGGGTGCATTACCGAATCAACCCTCAGCTACCCGACTGGGCCATGGGTGTGCTGCGCGAAGCGGCCCGGTCCTTCGATCTACCACCCCTGCTGGACCGACCGCCAGATGCGGTGATGGCCGGACGCCAGCAGCCACCGCAGTGTACCTGA
- a CDS encoding thioesterase — translation MSKAELRSFFCRLPRPGARLRLFCFPHAGGGVTAFHAWPELLPEGIELHAAQLPGRERRRHEPLQTDIATMADEFAADVLAMTDRPIALFGFSMGALLAYEVAHRLSGQAGIGLNHLLVAARRAPHLPYDRPIHHLPDEAFIQELQQKYGGLPDVVRESRELLDYFLPIIRADLTLLETYCHSPGTLLDCRISVYGGTQDSSTTPAQLDAWSQHSRWGSDTLMIEGGHFFPQANLEALLADISRRLLPTGAV, via the coding sequence ATGAGTAAAGCAGAACTCAGGTCTTTCTTTTGCCGCCTGCCCAGGCCAGGGGCACGCTTGCGCCTGTTTTGTTTTCCCCATGCCGGGGGCGGGGTGACGGCCTTTCATGCCTGGCCGGAGCTATTGCCCGAGGGTATCGAGTTGCACGCGGCCCAGTTGCCGGGGCGGGAGCGGCGTCGGCATGAGCCCTTGCAGACCGACATAGCGACCATGGCAGATGAGTTTGCCGCCGATGTGCTGGCCATGACCGATAGACCCATCGCCCTGTTTGGCTTCAGCATGGGTGCCTTGCTCGCCTACGAGGTGGCGCACCGCCTGTCCGGGCAAGCCGGGATCGGCCTCAATCATCTCTTGGTGGCGGCTCGGCGCGCACCCCATCTGCCCTATGATCGACCGATTCATCATCTACCCGATGAGGCCTTCATCCAGGAGTTGCAGCAGAAATACGGCGGCCTGCCGGATGTGGTGCGCGAAAGCCGGGAACTGCTCGATTATTTCCTGCCCATCATCCGCGCCGATCTGACCCTGCTGGAGACCTACTGCCATAGCCCAGGCACACTCCTGGACTGCCGCATCAGCGTTTACGGCGGCACCCAGGATAGCTCCACGACGCCTGCCCAGCTGGATGCCTGGTCCCAGCACAGCCGCTGGGGCAGCGATACCCTGATGATCGAGGGGGGACATTTCTTCCCCCAAGCGAATCTTGAGGCCCTGTTGGCGGATATCAGCAGACGCCTGCTGCCGACAGGTGCAGTTTAA
- a CDS encoding pantoate--beta-alanine ligase, whose amino-acid sequence MILAETRGQLEASLEDWSAAGERIALVPTMGNLHEGHLRLVGEAQALASRVVVSIFVNPLQFGPQEDFASYPRTLQADRELLQAQGADLLFAPPVEQVYPQGQQGHTQVEVPDISAQLCGASRPGHFSGVATVVCKLLNLVRPQLALFGEKDYQQLLVIRRMVADLALPVQIIGVPTVREADGLALSSRNRYLSTEQRQQAPRLYRTLCWLAEGLKAGAGDFALLEQEACARLSQAGFQPDYVSIRRSQDLAPAGPQDHSLRLLAAAQLGQARLIDNLGLVLTAES is encoded by the coding sequence ATGATCCTGGCCGAGACGCGGGGGCAACTGGAGGCCAGCCTTGAGGACTGGAGCGCAGCTGGGGAGCGTATCGCCCTGGTGCCGACCATGGGCAACCTGCACGAGGGCCATCTGCGGCTGGTGGGCGAGGCCCAGGCCCTGGCATCGCGGGTGGTGGTGAGTATCTTCGTCAACCCCCTGCAGTTCGGTCCCCAGGAGGACTTTGCCAGCTACCCGCGCACCCTGCAGGCGGACCGGGAGCTGTTGCAGGCACAGGGGGCCGATCTGCTGTTTGCCCCGCCCGTCGAGCAGGTCTATCCCCAGGGCCAGCAGGGGCATACCCAGGTAGAGGTGCCGGATATCTCGGCGCAACTCTGTGGTGCCAGTCGGCCGGGGCACTTCAGCGGCGTGGCCACCGTGGTGTGCAAGCTGCTGAACCTGGTGCGGCCACAGCTGGCCCTGTTCGGCGAGAAGGACTATCAGCAGTTACTGGTGATCCGCCGCATGGTGGCCGATCTGGCCCTGCCGGTGCAGATCATCGGCGTACCCACGGTGCGCGAGGCCGATGGCCTGGCCCTGAGTTCACGCAACCGCTACCTGAGCACCGAGCAGCGCCAGCAGGCCCCACGGCTCTACCGCACCCTGTGCTGGCTGGCCGAGGGTCTGAAGGCGGGCGCAGGGGACTTTGCGCTGCTGGAGCAGGAAGCCTGCGCACGCCTGAGCCAGGCCGGTTTCCAGCCGGATTACGTCAGTATTCGGCGCAGCCAGGATTTGGCCCCAGCCGGCCCCCAAGACCACAGCCTGCGCCTGCTGGCCGCCGCCCAACTGGGCCAGGCGCGGCTGATCGACAACCTGGGCCTGGTGCTGACCGCTGAAAGCTGA
- a CDS encoding PilZ domain-containing protein, with the protein MPETENKKVTLLLSDLRGFTGIFETTSAEDVVGMLNRYFAQMNEIIAQYEGTIDKYMGDSIMAVFGMLDEHEDDALRAVACAVEMQLAMDDVNRTNQELGLPALHMGIGINTGTVTASLLGSYLHNEFTVIGNEVNLVSRIEAQTLRGQILLSENSYREVADQVEVGTPNAIRVKGSEKVVTLYELLSTRWPLPMDVPRREERAGPRVAFDAPFEFQVVEKNKQVLPQVYTGRVKDMSYQGMFALIPHIEPAPVEIKLSFAPSLLSSQTRPIYARIQALRQVGDRLGCGIEFTSMDQACQQALKDFVDRIIQTA; encoded by the coding sequence ATGCCTGAAACCGAAAACAAGAAAGTCACCCTGCTATTATCCGACCTGCGCGGCTTTACCGGCATCTTCGAGACCACCAGCGCCGAGGACGTGGTGGGCATGCTCAACCGCTATTTCGCCCAGATGAACGAGATCATTGCCCAGTACGAGGGCACTATCGACAAATACATGGGCGACTCCATCATGGCCGTGTTCGGCATGTTGGATGAGCACGAGGACGACGCCCTGCGCGCCGTCGCCTGCGCCGTGGAGATGCAGCTGGCGATGGACGACGTCAACCGCACCAACCAGGAGCTGGGCCTGCCCGCGCTGCACATGGGCATAGGCATCAACACCGGCACGGTCACCGCCAGCCTGCTCGGCTCTTATCTGCACAACGAATTCACCGTGATCGGTAACGAGGTGAATCTGGTCTCGCGGATCGAGGCGCAGACCCTGCGCGGCCAGATCCTGCTGAGCGAAAACAGCTACCGCGAGGTGGCCGACCAGGTCGAGGTAGGCACACCCAACGCCATCCGCGTCAAGGGCAGCGAGAAGGTAGTCACCCTGTACGAGCTGCTCTCCACCCGCTGGCCCCTGCCCATGGACGTGCCCCGGCGCGAGGAGCGGGCCGGCCCACGGGTGGCCTTTGATGCCCCCTTCGAGTTCCAGGTGGTGGAGAAAAACAAGCAGGTGCTGCCTCAGGTCTATACCGGCCGGGTCAAGGACATGAGCTATCAGGGCATGTTCGCCCTCATCCCCCACATCGAGCCGGCCCCGGTGGAGATCAAGCTCAGCTTCGCCCCCTCCCTGCTGAGCAGCCAGACCCGGCCCATCTACGCCAGGATACAGGCCCTGCGCCAGGTCGGTGACCGGCTTGGCTGCGGCATCGAGTTCACCAGCATGGACCAGGCCTGCCAGCAGGCCCTGAAGGACTTCGTCGATCGCATCATCCAAACCGCCTGA